One window from the genome of Bacilli bacterium encodes:
- a CDS encoding ABC transporter ATP-binding protein: MPEIKLTNVSKRWGNYYAVDHLDLTIENNSFVTLLGPSGCGKTTTLRMIAGLETPTEGKITIGDQVVFDSEREINVPASKRRVGFLFQNYALWPNMTVYNNIAFGLKNIKETLPFIAHDAKKWAKFIAILSKPKELLKNINDCKNKKGQIDNKKVLIKLIDSYEISMSSAKELFSLKIHLLENADLELKTVDLCRRYQANIDKVKANLAKEGKELDETFAITKNGNLLLKERKLDKEEVDLRVRAVSRIVKIGEFMDRYPSELSGGQQQRVAIARTLAPEPKVLFMDEPLSNLDAKLRLEMRSELQRLHHDTNATFVYVTHDQLEAMTLATKICLINNGVVQQDAAPLDIYKKPANLFVADFVGNPSINFIEAKGSQKENGFIDLEVFSKQHVKFTFDKPLDLASVHKDIKKQEMDAKSKDEANKSQKGYVEKGNKDVNFKYHIAKVNDEEVVQEDENITDEDYVVGIRPEFIDFKADGKFEGTIYSAMPAGMETTVKVQVGEYLLTGVIFGGVVYHLGEKMRFDFKGQEILLFDRHSGRLISQGRCDLI; this comes from the coding sequence ATGCCAGAAATAAAACTTACTAATGTCAGCAAGCGTTGGGGTAATTACTATGCAGTTGACCATCTTGATTTGACAATTGAAAATAACTCATTTGTTACCCTTTTAGGCCCATCAGGCTGTGGCAAGACAACCACCTTACGAATGATTGCGGGTTTAGAAACGCCGACCGAAGGAAAAATCACTATCGGTGATCAGGTGGTATTTGATAGCGAACGAGAGATAAACGTTCCCGCGAGTAAACGACGCGTCGGATTTCTTTTTCAAAACTATGCTCTGTGGCCGAATATGACGGTCTATAACAATATTGCTTTTGGCCTTAAAAATATTAAAGAGACCCTACCTTTTATCGCCCATGATGCCAAAAAATGGGCTAAGTTCATCGCGATTCTATCTAAGCCTAAGGAACTGCTCAAAAACATCAATGACTGCAAAAATAAAAAAGGGCAGATTGATAACAAAAAAGTCCTGATAAAACTAATCGATAGTTATGAGATTTCCATGTCGTCGGCCAAAGAACTTTTTTCCTTAAAAATTCATCTTCTTGAAAATGCGGATTTAGAGTTAAAAACAGTCGATCTTTGCAGACGCTATCAAGCGAATATCGACAAAGTAAAAGCCAATCTGGCAAAAGAGGGAAAAGAACTTGACGAAACATTCGCAATTACGAAAAATGGCAATTTGCTTCTGAAAGAGCGAAAACTGGATAAAGAAGAAGTTGATCTTCGGGTACGCGCGGTAAGTCGAATTGTCAAAATCGGTGAGTTTATGGATCGCTATCCGAGTGAATTAAGCGGTGGTCAACAGCAACGAGTAGCCATCGCGCGTACATTGGCCCCGGAACCTAAAGTGCTGTTCATGGATGAACCCTTAAGCAATCTGGATGCCAAGTTACGGCTGGAAATGCGTTCCGAGTTACAACGGCTTCATCACGACACGAATGCGACATTTGTTTATGTCACGCATGACCAATTGGAGGCGATGACGCTGGCGACAAAAATCTGTCTTATTAACAACGGGGTCGTTCAGCAAGATGCCGCTCCCTTAGACATATATAAAAAGCCGGCCAATCTCTTTGTCGCCGACTTTGTGGGTAATCCTTCAATTAACTTCATCGAGGCTAAGGGGAGCCAAAAAGAAAATGGCTTTATTGACTTAGAAGTATTTTCAAAGCAGCACGTGAAATTTACGTTTGATAAACCTTTGGATTTAGCCTCGGTTCATAAAGATATCAAAAAGCAGGAAATGGATGCGAAAAGTAAAGATGAGGCAAACAAGAGCCAAAAGGGGTATGTTGAAAAGGGCAACAAGGATGTCAACTTCAAGTATCACATTGCAAAAGTTAACGACGAGGAAGTTGTTCAAGAGGATGAGAATATTACCGATGAGGATTATGTGGTGGGTATCCGGCCGGAATTTATTGATTTTAAAGCCGATGGTAAGTTTGAAGGAACTATTTATAGCGCCATGCCGGCTGGTATGGAAACCACGGTCAAAGTACAGGTGGGAGAATACCTTTTAACCGGCGTCATCTTCGGTGGCGTGGTCTATCATTTAGGAGAAAAGATGCGCTTTGATTTTAAGGGTCAAGAAATACTTCTCTTTGACCGCCATAGCGGACGATTAATCAGTCAAGGCAGATGTGATTTAATTTAA